The following are encoded in a window of Planktothrix sp. FACHB-1365 genomic DNA:
- a CDS encoding glycosyltransferase, with the protein MTFQPRTPVALISIHGDPDIAIGQEEAGGQNVYVRQVGEALAGLGWPVDMFTRRSHPDQPLIVQHRPNCRTIRLIAGPEEFIPRDQGFPYLLEFVEKFQKFQAETGIQYELIHTNYWLSGWVGLELKKHQLLRQVHTYHSLGIVKYQAVSDIPKIAQTRLNVDKLCLETAERVVATSPQEQQFLRELVSEIGNIDIIPCGTNIDQLGQVSKADAREKLGFDPQGKLVFYIGRFDPRKGIETLIRAIANSKFRYDPQLKLIIGGGSRLGCSDGLERDRLEKIVNELELNDITEFTGRILDEDLPLYYRAADVCVVPSHYEPFGLVAIESMASYTPVVASNVGGLKFTVIPEVTGLLCPPKDEMAFTEAIDRILSNPNWSKQLGEAGRKEVETQFSWQGVALKLSDLYTQISSEPAQKLNIENH; encoded by the coding sequence ATGACATTTCAACCCCGAACACCCGTAGCATTAATTTCGATTCATGGCGATCCCGATATTGCCATCGGACAGGAGGAAGCCGGAGGACAAAATGTGTATGTCCGTCAGGTGGGGGAAGCCTTAGCTGGGTTAGGATGGCCAGTGGATATGTTCACCCGCCGAAGTCATCCTGATCAACCTCTGATTGTTCAGCATCGCCCCAATTGTCGCACGATTCGATTAATTGCTGGCCCAGAAGAATTTATTCCTAGAGATCAAGGATTTCCTTATTTATTGGAATTTGTGGAAAAATTTCAAAAATTTCAAGCCGAAACCGGGATACAATATGAATTAATCCATACCAATTATTGGTTATCGGGTTGGGTCGGATTGGAATTAAAAAAACATCAACTTTTACGACAAGTTCATACTTATCATTCTTTAGGAATTGTTAAATATCAAGCGGTTTCTGATATTCCTAAAATTGCTCAAACTCGATTAAATGTTGATAAACTTTGTTTAGAAACCGCAGAACGAGTTGTTGCGACTAGCCCCCAAGAACAACAGTTTTTACGAGAATTGGTGTCTGAGATTGGAAACATTGATATTATTCCCTGCGGGACAAATATTGATCAATTAGGTCAAGTTTCTAAGGCAGATGCTAGAGAAAAGTTAGGATTCGATCCCCAAGGAAAACTGGTATTTTATATTGGTCGATTTGATCCTCGAAAAGGAATAGAAACTTTAATTAGGGCGATCGCAAATTCTAAATTTCGCTATGATCCTCAGTTAAAATTAATCATTGGCGGGGGTTCTCGTCTGGGGTGTAGTGATGGATTAGAACGCGATCGTTTGGAAAAAATTGTTAATGAATTAGAGTTAAATGATATTACCGAATTTACAGGCCGAATTTTAGATGAAGACCTACCATTATATTATCGAGCGGCGGATGTTTGTGTGGTTCCCAGCCATTATGAACCCTTTGGTTTAGTCGCAATTGAATCTATGGCAAGTTATACTCCTGTAGTCGCTTCTAATGTAGGAGGATTAAAATTTACAGTGATTCCTGAAGTTACGGGGTTATTATGTCCGCCAAAAGATGAGATGGCTTTTACTGAAGCGATTGATCGAATTTTATCTAATCCTAACTGGTCAAAACAACTGGGAGAAGCGGGAAGAAAAGAAGTAGAAACCCAATTTAGTTGGCAAGGGGTTGCCTTAAAATTAAGTGATCTTTATACTCAAATTTCAAGTGAACCTGCCCAAAAATTAAATATCGAAAACCATTAA
- a CDS encoding MotA/TolQ/ExbB proton channel family protein, with product MIQKIPKDFHIWLFWLTTTLIPMILASDQRWRYQYSDKTGITNIIIILFIISLVINVTNTIRIAIEFSQINNSKGLFKEHITTLERAAQGKLSISQDFSLTIIENRLLRQESWVQLFANLSITLGMIGTVVGLTLSMEGLSEAMGSMTNVGSETGGNFNDPTIGLKQALSGMSSAFITTLAGAVLGGFFLKLLSHSTINLIEDLIDQIRYKAELEIIPKLQQQIWEKDVRNLSDAYQNMKTFIQSSSQIDQSLRKYNEKMSEASEKLLSISSKLNREIFQLQISSQVQKQENLEKLLNQIVIVLNVIQKLTYILIGCIFIFIVIFVLSLIN from the coding sequence ATGATTCAAAAAATTCCCAAAGATTTTCATATTTGGCTATTTTGGCTAACAACAACCCTAATCCCAATGATATTGGCTTCAGATCAACGTTGGCGTTATCAATATTCAGATAAAACAGGGATTACTAACATTATTATTATTTTATTTATTATATCATTAGTTATCAATGTCACCAACACAATTAGAATTGCTATAGAATTTTCACAAATTAATAATTCAAAAGGATTATTTAAGGAACATATCACAACTTTAGAACGTGCTGCCCAGGGTAAATTATCAATTTCTCAGGATTTTTCATTAACAATTATTGAAAATAGACTCCTCAGACAAGAAAGTTGGGTGCAGTTATTTGCGAATTTATCAATTACTTTAGGAATGATTGGAACAGTTGTTGGACTTACCTTATCGATGGAAGGACTATCAGAAGCAATGGGTAGTATGACCAATGTAGGTTCAGAGACTGGGGGTAATTTCAACGATCCTACCATTGGATTAAAACAAGCTTTATCAGGAATGTCAAGTGCATTTATTACAACCTTAGCAGGTGCAGTTTTAGGGGGATTTTTCCTCAAACTCCTGAGTCACTCAACGATTAATTTAATAGAAGATTTAATCGATCAGATTAGGTATAAAGCAGAACTTGAAATTATTCCTAAATTGCAACAACAAATCTGGGAGAAAGATGTCAGAAATTTATCCGATGCTTATCAAAATATGAAAACTTTTATTCAATCCTCATCTCAAATCGATCAATCTTTAAGAAAATACAATGAAAAAATGTCAGAAGCATCGGAAAAGTTGTTATCTATTTCTAGTAAATTAAATCGAGAAATATTTCAATTACAAATATCTAGTCAAGTTCAAAAACAAGAAAATTTAGAAAAGCTCCTGAATCAAATAGTTATTGTATTAAATGTCATTCAAAAATTAACTTATATCTTAATTGGCTGTATTTTTATATTCATAGTAATTTTTGTTTTATCTTTGATTAATTAA
- a CDS encoding FHA domain-containing protein → MSEKFTKLLQKIDSVEKFVNARVKPGSPLIEIRDNLRRLTQTLQTGKLRVNLVSRFPVQMVAMGNFINHYPNLLSSYQFKTIPFPQTLEKTKTIQLAQLILQPSVTTGQQPTSYKLSQTETISMGRGSQCQIKLSECGLVSNYHAEIIPISTSGNCQNSWEIQDKSTNGTYVNGEKVLGKKQLKKGDRITLGYHKFSFKSPELIFEFQSSETKVTQPPQYDQLWTNCDLLCFVLNPSQPITESEQQLIEKVAQTQLFKFFIVWDTSTENLQFSQLNSQNIKLLTELINRQNSSQLSVIQTCLPLQPFYPNFYSSSAEIYPRNEYHLFCQVWENLPNQQTEDILKERVKAEFISQISLIEKVITDRNTQLKTQIKKNETTGFASQSIPQLKQKINLKLQEISQYKNKIINEIKLSHFPQSKDRFINPMINDSLLHKIQCLVEQELEVKTQGNQLKVELPSATSGFTIRENETLHDYLIRFCQSQVCEWAKLEWQNILWVYAEGGLQTFLQKSKISLKLVPGYPVNLSSHHNFEVDKLLEDEYVKPTDSPQNLANGGTGRLAMDVVRIAMFGGISVGTGNPLPLMMGVMNLAGGNLAFFQGKKIQQEQQIIALKRELSGHYKAIARSMVEKVSLNIIYHLTVTDLALTDTIKKEVERISSDLTQTEQKFKQYQTELANLQKDKAELLKILKGESAS, encoded by the coding sequence ATGTCTGAAAAATTCACTAAACTTTTGCAAAAAATTGATTCCGTTGAAAAATTTGTTAATGCTAGAGTCAAACCTGGATCTCCATTGATTGAAATTAGAGACAACTTAAGAAGACTAACTCAAACCCTGCAAACCGGAAAACTGCGAGTTAATTTGGTCAGTCGGTTTCCAGTACAGATGGTAGCAATGGGAAATTTTATTAATCACTATCCTAATTTATTATCCAGCTATCAGTTCAAAACAATTCCTTTCCCCCAAACCTTAGAAAAAACTAAAACCATTCAATTAGCACAATTAATTTTACAACCTTCTGTCACCACCGGACAACAACCCACATCTTACAAATTATCTCAGACTGAAACAATCTCTATGGGTCGAGGGAGTCAATGTCAGATCAAACTTTCTGAATGTGGTTTAGTCAGTAACTATCATGCGGAAATTATTCCGATTTCCACTTCGGGAAATTGTCAAAATTCTTGGGAAATTCAGGATAAAAGTACAAATGGAACTTATGTTAATGGGGAAAAGGTATTAGGGAAGAAACAATTAAAAAAAGGCGATCGCATTACCCTGGGTTATCATAAATTCAGCTTCAAAAGTCCTGAATTAATTTTTGAATTTCAATCCTCAGAAACTAAAGTTACACAACCTCCCCAATACGATCAACTCTGGACTAACTGCGATCTTCTCTGTTTTGTGTTAAATCCCTCCCAACCCATCACTGAATCTGAACAACAGTTAATTGAAAAAGTTGCTCAAACCCAGTTATTTAAGTTTTTCATCGTTTGGGATACATCAACAGAAAATCTCCAGTTTTCACAACTGAATAGTCAGAATATTAAACTTTTAACAGAATTGATTAACCGTCAAAATAGTAGTCAGCTTTCTGTTATCCAAACTTGTTTACCTTTACAACCCTTTTATCCCAATTTTTACAGCAGTTCAGCAGAAATTTACCCAAGAAATGAATATCATCTGTTTTGTCAAGTTTGGGAAAATTTACCGAATCAGCAAACAGAAGATATTTTGAAAGAGAGAGTGAAAGCAGAGTTTATTAGCCAAATTTCGTTAATTGAAAAAGTAATCACTGATCGAAATACTCAATTAAAAACCCAAATCAAAAAAAATGAAACCACTGGATTCGCGTCTCAAAGTATCCCTCAATTAAAACAAAAAATCAATTTGAAATTACAGGAAATTAGTCAATATAAAAACAAGATTATTAACGAAATTAAACTGTCGCATTTTCCCCAATCTAAAGACCGTTTTATTAATCCAATGATTAACGATAGTCTGCTGCATAAAATTCAATGTTTGGTAGAACAAGAATTGGAAGTTAAAACACAAGGGAATCAATTAAAAGTAGAGTTACCTTCAGCAACTTCTGGTTTTACCATCCGAGAAAATGAAACTCTGCATGATTATTTAATTCGTTTTTGTCAATCCCAAGTCTGTGAATGGGCAAAATTAGAATGGCAAAACATTCTCTGGGTTTATGCAGAAGGCGGTTTACAAACGTTCCTTCAAAAAAGTAAAATCTCTCTCAAATTAGTTCCGGGTTATCCAGTAAACCTATCATCTCATCACAATTTTGAGGTGGATAAATTGTTGGAAGATGAGTATGTAAAACCGACTGATTCACCTCAAAATCTCGCCAATGGAGGGACAGGTAGACTGGCGATGGATGTTGTCAGAATAGCAATGTTTGGAGGAATATCTGTAGGTACGGGAAACCCTCTTCCTCTGATGATGGGGGTGATGAATTTAGCGGGTGGAAATCTGGCTTTTTTTCAAGGTAAAAAAATACAACAGGAACAACAAATAATCGCTTTAAAAAGAGAATTGTCTGGACATTATAAAGCGATCGCTAGGTCAATGGTCGAGAAAGTTTCTCTGAATATTATTTATCATCTGACTGTTACTGATCTAGCTCTCACTGACACAATTAAAAAAGAGGTTGAACGGATATCATCTGATTTAACTCAAACAGAACAAAAGTTCAAACAATATCAAACTGAATTAGCTAATTTACAAAAAGATAAAGCTGAACTGTTGAAAATCCTTAAGGGGGAATCTGCATCATGA
- a CDS encoding serine/threonine-protein kinase has product MNGRILKNRYQIVRELGTGGQGITYLTKDTQLSGKPDCVVKQLRPADPKTLDLARRLFEQEINALGRLGDHPQIPRLLDHFEEGDQFYLVQQYIEGDPLNQYIVPGQPWSENQVNGMLRELLPILDFIHSRGVIHRDIKPNNIIRRKYDQKLVLIDFGSIKQVTSPELIVTQQNQVRTTVIVGTEGYMPPQQKQGNVSPSSDLYALGMIGIEAATGIRANDLQMQYSDPQTGEIIWKRFAPQISDYLANILSKMIAYIPGNRYQSAKDIQKELGIVIDNPSQWKCVQTIIGHRTSVNDLVLTSNSQQFASASDDNTIKLWEVASGKLIRTFTIVPGFMKPDSTYYKCVKITPEANILISGSLDNKLRLWHLHQGNLIATINAHKDCINCIDLHHDGQTLVSGSRDKTIKVWHLGTRGLLRNLLGHTNSVTAVVIAPDGQTVISGGLDNTVKIWSLANGKLRFNCTGHLDSVWTLAISPNGKTVASGSNDGTIKLWNLETGNLLKTLTINIKVNSIAIAPDNVTLIAGLRDGNIKLFNLQTGGEIFTASEHSKSVNSVAFSHNQQTIISGCGDGMIKIWQPIS; this is encoded by the coding sequence ATGAACGGGCGAATCTTAAAGAATCGTTACCAGATTGTCAGAGAACTGGGAACGGGTGGACAGGGGATAACCTACCTGACAAAAGATACTCAACTCTCAGGAAAACCAGATTGTGTGGTCAAACAACTGAGACCTGCTGATCCCAAAACTCTCGACTTAGCTAGGCGTTTATTTGAACAGGAAATTAATGCTCTGGGGCGCTTGGGGGATCATCCCCAGATTCCTCGTTTGTTAGATCACTTTGAAGAAGGGGATCAATTTTACCTCGTCCAACAGTATATTGAAGGTGATCCCCTTAATCAATACATCGTACCGGGTCAACCTTGGTCAGAAAATCAAGTGAATGGAATGCTGCGAGAGCTATTACCAATTCTTGATTTTATTCACAGCAGAGGTGTGATTCATCGGGATATTAAACCTAACAATATTATTCGCCGAAAATACGATCAAAAATTAGTATTAATTGACTTTGGTTCCATCAAGCAAGTAACTTCTCCTGAATTGATTGTCACTCAACAAAATCAAGTTAGAACTACTGTTATTGTTGGAACAGAAGGTTATATGCCACCGCAACAAAAACAAGGCAATGTGTCTCCATCTTCTGACTTATATGCACTAGGAATGATTGGCATAGAAGCTGCTACGGGAATCAGGGCGAATGACTTACAAATGCAATATTCTGATCCCCAAACAGGTGAGATTATCTGGAAGCGTTTCGCACCCCAAATTAGTGACTATCTAGCAAATATCCTCAGTAAAATGATAGCTTATATCCCGGGTAATCGCTATCAATCTGCAAAAGATATACAAAAAGAGTTAGGTATTGTTATTGATAATCCTAGTCAATGGAAATGCGTACAAACGATAATAGGACATAGAACCAGTGTTAATGATCTAGTTCTGACTTCAAATAGTCAGCAGTTCGCCAGTGCTAGTGATGATAATACAATTAAGTTATGGGAAGTAGCGAGTGGTAAATTAATTCGCACATTTACTATTGTTCCAGGATTTATGAAGCCTGATTCAACTTATTACAAGTGTGTTAAAATCACTCCAGAGGCTAATATTTTGATCAGTGGTAGCTTAGATAATAAACTGAGATTATGGCATCTACACCAAGGCAATTTGATTGCTACGATTAATGCTCATAAAGACTGTATTAACTGTATAGATCTTCATCATGATGGTCAAACTCTAGTTAGTGGAAGTCGAGATAAAACGATTAAAGTTTGGCATTTAGGAACTCGCGGTCTACTCAGAAATTTGCTAGGTCATACTAACTCGGTTACGGCTGTTGTTATAGCACCTGACGGTCAGACAGTTATTAGTGGTGGTCTTGACAATACTGTGAAAATTTGGAGTTTGGCTAATGGAAAATTACGATTCAATTGTACTGGACATTTAGATAGTGTGTGGACGCTCGCTATTTCTCCTAATGGTAAGACGGTTGCTAGTGGGAGTAATGATGGCACAATTAAACTATGGAATCTGGAAACAGGCAATTTATTAAAAACTTTGACCATAAATATTAAGGTAAATAGTATTGCGATCGCACCGGATAATGTTACGTTAATTGCAGGTTTGAGAGACGGTAACATTAAACTCTTTAATTTACAGACTGGAGGAGAAATTTTTACTGCTTCTGAGCATTCAAAATCAGTAAATTCTGTAGCTTTCAGTCACAATCAACAAACGATCATTAGTGGTTGTGGTGATGGCATGATAAAAATTTGGCAACCTATATCTTAG
- the ylqF gene encoding ribosome biogenesis GTPase YlqF produces MSIQWYPGHIAKAERTLTEQLKRVDVVLEVRDARIPLATHHPQVPQWVGSKTKVLVINRMDMIPSHIQKQWEEWFQQRGETAYFTNAQLGNGVEAVAKAAQLAGVQMNERRASRGMLPRPVRAVVIGFPNVGKSALINRLLKRRVVDSARRAGVTRQLRWVRISETLELLDAPGVIPTQIKKQEDALKLAICEDIGEAAYENQQVAVALIEFLQDLNLQHLLAARYQLEFNALSGDIYLQELAEHRHKGDTERTARQMLNDFRKGLLGNIALELPPN; encoded by the coding sequence ATGTCTATCCAATGGTATCCCGGTCATATTGCTAAAGCGGAACGCACCCTCACCGAACAACTGAAACGGGTGGATGTGGTGTTGGAGGTACGAGATGCTCGGATACCTTTGGCGACCCATCATCCCCAAGTTCCCCAGTGGGTGGGGAGTAAAACCAAAGTCTTAGTGATTAACCGCATGGATATGATTCCTTCTCATATTCAGAAACAGTGGGAAGAGTGGTTTCAACAACGGGGGGAAACGGCATATTTTACCAATGCTCAGTTGGGGAATGGGGTGGAAGCGGTCGCAAAAGCTGCCCAATTAGCGGGGGTGCAGATGAATGAAAGACGGGCTTCACGGGGAATGTTACCCCGTCCGGTGCGGGCTGTGGTGATTGGGTTTCCTAATGTGGGAAAATCGGCGTTAATTAATCGGTTATTGAAGCGCCGGGTTGTGGACAGTGCCCGACGGGCGGGGGTAACTCGTCAGTTAAGATGGGTGAGAATTTCTGAGACTCTGGAATTATTGGATGCTCCGGGGGTAATTCCGACTCAAATTAAGAAACAAGAGGATGCGTTAAAATTAGCCATCTGTGAAGATATTGGGGAAGCGGCTTATGAAAATCAACAAGTCGCTGTGGCATTAATAGAATTCTTACAAGATTTGAATTTACAACATTTATTAGCCGCCCGGTATCAATTGGAATTTAATGCCCTAAGCGGAGATATTTATTTACAAGAATTAGCAGAACATCGACATAAAGGGGATACCGAACGTACTGCTCGTCAAATGTTAAATGATTTTCGCAAGGGATTATTAGGAAATATTGCCTTAGAATTACCCCCTAATTAA
- a CDS encoding universal stress protein, which translates to MFKTVLFAVDQSREAHEAAVIVTNLVKTYGSSLYVLAVVEPDAEVVEAPPHDEQMTSPEAVAGLLEQAQALFSKEGIQVQTLERQGKPAFTICDVADEIDANLIVIGSRGTGLTEEGAADSVTNRVINLSPCPVLVVP; encoded by the coding sequence ATGTTTAAAACTGTTTTATTTGCTGTTGACCAAAGCCGTGAAGCCCACGAAGCGGCTGTCATTGTGACCAACCTTGTCAAAACTTATGGGTCTAGTCTCTATGTTCTGGCGGTTGTAGAACCGGATGCTGAAGTTGTAGAGGCTCCCCCCCATGATGAACAAATGACATCCCCGGAAGCAGTGGCGGGCTTACTCGAACAAGCTCAAGCGTTGTTTTCTAAGGAGGGCATTCAGGTTCAAACCCTAGAACGACAAGGGAAACCAGCCTTCACGATTTGTGATGTTGCTGATGAAATCGATGCTAATTTAATCGTCATCGGCAGTCGGGGCACTGGTCTGACTGAAGAAGGTGCCGCCGATAGCGTCACTAACCGCGTGATTAACTTGTCTCCCTGTCCGGTTCTGGTTGTCCCCTAA
- a CDS encoding phosphoglycerate kinase: protein MSKKTVADLSASDLSGKRVLVRVDFNVPLDNGSITDDTRIRAALPTIQDLTSKGAKVILTSHFGRPKGIDDSMRLTPVAERLSELLGKPVKKCDDCIGDEVAQVVATMENGDVTVLENVRFYPEEEKNDPEFAKKLASVADFYVNDAFGTAHRAHASTEGVTHYLPSVAGYLIEKELQFLQGAIEDPKRPLAAIVGGSKVSSKIGVIEALLDKCDKLLLGGGMIFTFYKARGLNVGNSLVEEDKLDLARALEAKAKEKGVAFLLPTDVIVADKFAPDAEAKTVSINDIPDGWMGLDIGPDSIKVFQEALGDCKTVIWNGPMGVFEFEKFAAGTKAIALTLADLTKTGTITIIGGGDSVAAVEQLSLGEQMSHISTGGGASLELLEGKVLPGIAALNDK from the coding sequence GTGTCAAAAAAAACTGTAGCAGATTTATCAGCATCAGATTTATCTGGGAAACGAGTATTAGTCCGCGTTGATTTTAATGTTCCCCTTGATAATGGTTCAATTACCGATGATACACGGATTCGCGCTGCTCTGCCGACAATCCAAGATTTAACCTCCAAAGGTGCTAAAGTTATTTTAACCAGCCACTTTGGTCGTCCCAAAGGAATAGACGACTCCATGCGTTTAACCCCTGTGGCAGAACGGTTATCGGAATTGTTAGGCAAACCTGTTAAGAAATGTGACGATTGCATTGGGGATGAAGTCGCCCAAGTCGTTGCTACCATGGAAAATGGGGATGTCACTGTCTTAGAAAATGTCCGTTTCTATCCCGAAGAAGAAAAAAATGATCCTGAATTTGCTAAAAAATTAGCTTCTGTTGCCGATTTCTACGTTAATGATGCCTTTGGAACTGCCCACCGTGCCCATGCTTCGACTGAAGGCGTAACCCATTATTTGCCTTCTGTGGCGGGTTATTTAATTGAAAAAGAACTCCAGTTTTTACAAGGTGCAATTGAAGACCCTAAACGTCCTTTAGCTGCTATTGTTGGCGGTTCTAAAGTGTCTTCTAAAATTGGTGTCATTGAAGCCCTTTTAGATAAATGCGATAAATTACTGTTAGGCGGTGGGATGATTTTCACCTTCTATAAAGCTCGCGGTTTAAATGTGGGTAACTCTTTGGTGGAAGAAGATAAACTGGATTTAGCTCGTGCTTTAGAAGCCAAAGCCAAAGAAAAAGGCGTAGCGTTCCTATTACCGACCGATGTGATTGTTGCAGATAAATTTGCCCCTGATGCAGAAGCAAAAACCGTTAGCATTAATGATATTCCTGATGGTTGGATGGGGTTAGATATTGGCCCTGATTCAATTAAAGTCTTCCAAGAAGCTTTAGGCGACTGCAAAACCGTGATTTGGAACGGCCCTATGGGGGTTTTTGAGTTTGAGAAATTCGCGGCGGGAACTAAAGCGATCGCTTTAACTTTAGCAGATTTAACCAAAACAGGCACGATTACCATTATCGGTGGCGGTGATTCCGTTGCGGCTGTTGAACAGTTAAGTTTAGGCGAACAAATGAGCCATATTTCCACCGGAGGCGGTGCGAGTTTAGAACTGTTAGAAGGGAAAGTATTACCCGGAATTGCAGCGTTAAATGACAAGTAA
- a CDS encoding AAA family ATPase: MSTARQIIALLKSHIEGEEQQFYSAALQIAAHEARQGHGKLAQEIRDLIDEAKTRGSAIERKTGAVPLVQPKGELANLLSARYPETKLLDMVLSSDLEFKLKRILTEQKQRSRLQDYNLSPRRKILLVGPPGSGKTMTAAALAGELQLPLLTAIYSSLIGKFMGETANRLKLIFDAMSLTRGVYFFDEFDAIGTHRNSANDVGEIRRVLNSFLLFIENDQSDSLIVAATNHQNLLDEALFRRFDDVIEYTLPTEEMICRVLKTRLLLFDIQWNDWSEILNAAQNLSLAEIVRAADESAKQAVLLNTEKIDKENLVSTILERRNINLRPLTKA, encoded by the coding sequence ATGTCTACTGCTCGTCAAATCATAGCACTTCTAAAAAGCCACATAGAAGGTGAAGAGCAGCAGTTTTATTCTGCCGCCCTTCAAATTGCAGCACATGAAGCAAGGCAGGGGCACGGGAAGCTTGCTCAAGAAATTCGTGATTTAATTGATGAAGCTAAAACCCGTGGCTCTGCAATAGAGCGGAAAACTGGTGCAGTACCTTTAGTTCAGCCAAAAGGTGAACTAGCTAATTTACTCTCAGCACGTTATCCAGAGACAAAGCTCCTTGACATGGTACTCTCATCTGATCTGGAATTCAAACTTAAGCGTATTCTTACAGAACAGAAACAACGAAGTCGTCTGCAAGATTATAACCTATCTCCACGTCGCAAAATTCTTTTGGTAGGCCCTCCTGGATCTGGTAAAACAATGACTGCTGCTGCTTTAGCTGGTGAGTTACAACTTCCGCTTTTGACCGCTATCTACAGTAGTCTTATTGGTAAGTTTATGGGAGAAACTGCCAACCGACTTAAATTAATTTTTGATGCGATGTCACTTACAAGAGGTGTTTATTTTTTTGATGAATTTGATGCTATTGGAACGCACCGCAACAGTGCCAATGATGTTGGCGAAATTCGTCGGGTATTAAATTCATTTTTGCTGTTTATAGAAAATGATCAAAGCGACAGTTTAATAGTGGCAGCAACCAATCACCAAAATTTATTAGATGAAGCTCTTTTCCGAAGATTTGATGATGTCATTGAATATACGCTTCCCACAGAAGAAATGATTTGTCGTGTTTTAAAGACACGGCTCCTATTGTTTGATATTCAATGGAATGACTGGTCAGAGATTTTGAATGCAGCACAAAACTTGAGTCTAGCTGAAATTGTTCGCGCTGCGGATGAATCGGCAAAACAAGCTGTATTATTAAATACTGAGAAAATTGATAAAGAAAATTTGGTTTCGACTATTTTAGAACGACGTAACATTAACCTTCGACCATTAACTAAAGCCTAG